A genome region from Euphorbia lathyris chromosome 4, ddEupLath1.1, whole genome shotgun sequence includes the following:
- the LOC136227748 gene encoding cation/H(+) antiporter 15, protein MTDDKAFWKSENSLISSLPYFVIQLSIMMLLIRFLFLILKPLRQPRFLAELLSSILVGPAFLANTSWFPKYIHPAKTTKTLDTMGQLGLVYYMFLVGLEMDLTMLRHIEKKAMWNAGFGMLFPLGMGTCSYFLLTYLKGMDTAGMGGAVWAITLTVTSFSDLARVLSDMKLLHTEIGKLALSSALVSDLVAWALLVLSITMVNRHFYFMNVFAIILFVLLCWFAVRPALAWAIRLNNSYNGGMDYELLIYFILGGVVIFGLVTDACGSQSMFGAFMFGLIIPKGELGMRLMEKLEDLVTGILLPAFFWTNGLKIDFSTLKSPHYNIFMVIFVIILSCVSKVISAFVFSMAHGYPVREGIALGVLMNTKGVLALIILNAGRDMEGFDDPMFAIMTISLIIMTIMVKPIALAATKTSKQVRQYKRRTIEKSKQDSELRILACIHSVSNLSGIINLLEVSNPTKQSPIVVFALHLVQLTARRVSAMLIVHDAYHRAQTASGQESYSREIEESDHIITAFQNYENRSPAVSVQSLTVVSPYASMKEDVCRLAEEKRVNFILVPFHKQPDVYGKLQDEEDVSLRTVNQNLLATAPCSIGILIDRGLGESQAQNHFVMLFIGGADSREALAYAWRMAGSASVSLTVVRFLPSGDGVDDEEQALTDEERERKLDDEYINDFRYKTMYEQSISYAEMTVDSGHEIITALRRMHNGYDLYIVGKGQGAISQLTSGLLEWSDCEELGALGDTLLSSDFADTSSILIIQQHYIAKSAAKNANSNRPDYQQNPANWLSPLGISQ, encoded by the exons ATGACAGATGACAAAGCCTTTTGGAAGAGTgaaaattcattaattagttcTCTCCCATACTTTGTCATACAGTTGAGCATCATGATGTTGTTAATTCGCTTTTTATTTCTTATCCTCAAACCACTTCGTCAACCACGTTTCCTTGCTGAACTGCTC AGTTCTATTCTTGTTGGTCCTGCATTCTTGGCCAATACATCATGGTTTCCAAAATACATACATCCAgccaaaacaacaaaaacattgGACACAATGGGACAACTGGGTTTGGTTTATTACATGTTTTTGGTTGGACTAGAGATGGATCTTACTATGCTAAGACACATTGAGAAGAAGGCTATGTGGAATGCAGGTTTTGGAATGCTATTTCCTCTTGGAATGGGAACATGTTCCTATTTCCTACTCACTTATTTGAAGGGCATGGACACTGCTGGAATGGGAGGTGCTGTTTGGGCTATTACCCTTACTGTTACAAGCTTTTCTGACCTTGCTCGAGTCCTTTCAGACATGAAGCTCCTACACACTGAGATTGGCAAGTTAGCCTTATCTTCAGCACTTGTTTCTGACCTTGTTGCTTGGGCACTTCTTGTTCTTTCCATAACAATGGTTAACAGACATTTCTATTTCATGAACGTTTTCGCTATCATCTTGTTCGTCTTGCTGTGTTGGTTTGCTGTTCGTCCTGCTCTTGCTTGGGCTATTCGCCTTAATAACTCCTACAATGGAGGAATGGATTATGAGTTGTTGATTTACTTTATCCTTGGAGGAGTTGTCATCTTTGGATTAGTCACAGATGCTTGTGGTTCACAATCTATGTTTGGAGCTTTCATGTTTGGTCTTATTATACCTAAAGGGGAACTTGGTATGAGACTTATGGAGAAACTTGAGGATCTAGTTACAGGGATTCTCCTTCCTGCTTTCTTTTGGACCAACGGCCTTAAGATTGACTTCAGTACTTTGAAAAGCCCacattataatatttttatggtCATATTTGTTATCATTTTGAGTTGTGTGAGCAAGGTTATTAGTGCTttcgtcttctccatggcaCATGGCTATCCTGTTCGTGAAGGCATTGCTCTCGGGGTGCTTATGAACACCAAAGGAGTATTAGCTTTGATTATCCTGAATGCTGGACGAGATATGGAG GGGTTTGATGATCCAATGTTTGCTATCATGACAATCTCATTAATAATAATGACTATAATGGTAAAGCCAATTGCGTTGGCAGCTACCAAGACATCAAAGCAGGTAAGGCAATACAAACGAAGAACTATTGAGAAAAGTAAACAAGACTCGGAGCTACGAATACTTGCTTGCATCCATTCAGTTAGCAACTTATCAGGCATCATCAATCTCCTCGAAGTCTCTAATCCAACAAAGCAATCTCCAATCGTTGTGTTCGCACTCCATCTTGTTCAACTCACTGCAAGACGAGTTTCAGCAATGTTAATTGTTCACGATGCTTACCACCGAGCACAAACTGCCTCCGGACAAGAGAGTTACAGCAGAGAAATCGAAGAATCAGATCACATCATTACTGCTTTCCAAAATTACGAAAACAGATCCCCAGCAGTTTCAGTTCAATCACTCACAGTTGTGTCTCCATATGCTTCAATGAAAGAAGACGTTTGTAGACTTGCAGAGGAGAAAAGAGTCAACTTCATTTTAGTACCATTTCACAAACAACCAGATGTGTACGGAAAACTACAAGATGAGGAGGATGTTTCATTAAGAACTGTGAACCAGAACCTGCTTGCAACAGCTCCTTGTTCAATAGGAATACTTATAGACAGGGGGCTGGGGGAGTCGCAGGCGCAAAACCACTTTGTTATGCTGTTTATAGGGGGAGCAGACAGCAGAGAGGCGTTGGCATACGCGTGGAGGATGGCAGGATCAGCGAGTGTTAGTCTAACAGTAGTGAGATTTCTTCCAAGTGGGGATGGTgtagatgatgaagagcaagcATTGACAGATgaggaaagagagagaaaattggaTGATGAGTATATAAATGATTTCAGGTATAAGACAATGTATGAGCAATCGATATCATATGCAGAAATGACAGTTGATTCAGGGCATGAAATAATAACAGCATTGAGAAGAATGCATAATGGGTATGATTTGTATATAGTTGGGAAAGGACAAGGAGCAATTTCACAATTAACATCTGGCTTATTGGAGTGGAGTGATTGTGAAGAACTTGGTGCTTTAGGAGACACTTTACTTTCATCTGACTTTGCAGACACTTCATCTATTCTCATAATCCAGCAACATTATATTGCAAAATCTGCTGCCAAAAATGCTAATTCCAACAGGCCCGATTATCAGCAAAATCCAGCCAATTGGTTGTCGCCTCTCGGCATTTCTCAGTGA